Proteins encoded within one genomic window of Streptomyces profundus:
- a CDS encoding AfsR/SARP family transcriptional regulator: protein MRFQLLGPLSITDGQDTVVLQPSKPANLLAALLLNSNAIVSVDYLQRMVWGDEQPATARAALQTCVLRLRRLFVKHGVVDTPIEAVPGGYRITADARSLDLVEFRDRVRRAEHAEEGPEAALAAMREALGLWQTGVLANVRSEVLHRDEVPRLVEERLRAVERMCDLWLSLGQCGQALVELWTVTRAHPDHGRFREQLIEALYRTGRQTEALAEYRRFKDYLLEGLGVDPSQTLRQLELSILRGEDLGPVAEAPVRLALPPAPVEPTEPGPALPAVPWFSGRDAELAALTRRLDEAPDASGAPAAELLCGAPGIGKTALARQAAHLTRDRFPGGQLLVRMAEPDGGPRPVAEVRAELAAALDDADRRGRALLLLDDVVDAGQARTVLSELAGHTVVITSRLGLAGLVATHGVRVHRLAALAARESHALLVSVLGAERVAGEPDAARELATACGHHPLALVIAAARLQTRPALALADCVSWLAEDPLARLTLTGDPRMSVARLLDGAVDRLGPELVDVYAALGELDAAAFEAADCAPMLGRSPAESDDVLEQLADTGLLEDGPPGPYHMHPLLRLHARRTARWAHGPIRTRQPVQPRQKV from the coding sequence GTGCGGTTCCAACTCCTCGGACCGCTCAGCATCACCGACGGCCAGGACACCGTCGTGCTCCAACCGTCGAAGCCCGCCAACCTGTTGGCGGCGCTGCTGCTCAACTCCAACGCGATCGTCTCCGTCGACTACCTGCAACGGATGGTCTGGGGCGACGAGCAGCCGGCCACCGCCAGGGCGGCGCTCCAGACGTGTGTGCTGCGGCTGCGCCGGCTGTTCGTCAAGCACGGCGTGGTGGACACGCCCATCGAGGCGGTGCCCGGCGGCTACCGGATCACGGCTGACGCCCGCTCCCTCGACCTGGTCGAGTTCCGGGACCGGGTGCGGCGGGCCGAGCACGCGGAGGAGGGCCCCGAGGCGGCGCTCGCCGCGATGCGGGAGGCGCTGGGTCTGTGGCAGACCGGCGTGCTGGCGAACGTCCGCTCCGAGGTGCTGCACCGGGACGAGGTGCCGCGCCTGGTGGAGGAGCGGCTGCGCGCGGTGGAGCGGATGTGCGATCTGTGGCTCTCGCTCGGGCAGTGCGGGCAGGCCCTGGTGGAGCTGTGGACGGTGACCCGCGCGCATCCCGATCACGGCAGGTTCCGGGAGCAGTTGATCGAGGCGCTCTACCGCACCGGCCGGCAGACGGAGGCGCTCGCCGAGTACCGGCGGTTCAAGGACTACCTGTTGGAGGGGCTCGGCGTCGACCCGTCGCAGACGCTGCGCCAGTTGGAGCTGTCGATTCTGCGCGGCGAGGATCTGGGCCCGGTCGCCGAGGCGCCGGTCCGCCTGGCGCTGCCGCCCGCCCCCGTCGAGCCCACCGAGCCGGGGCCGGCGCTGCCCGCCGTGCCGTGGTTCAGCGGCAGGGACGCCGAACTGGCGGCGCTGACACGGCGGTTGGACGAGGCACCGGACGCCTCGGGCGCGCCGGCCGCCGAACTGCTCTGTGGCGCCCCCGGGATCGGCAAGACCGCGCTGGCCCGGCAGGCCGCCCATCTGACGCGGGACCGTTTCCCCGGCGGGCAACTGCTGGTGCGGATGGCCGAACCGGACGGCGGGCCACGCCCGGTGGCCGAGGTGCGCGCCGAACTGGCCGCCGCGCTCGACGACGCGGACCGCAGGGGCCGCGCCCTGCTGCTGCTGGACGACGTGGTGGACGCGGGGCAGGCCCGCACGGTGCTCTCCGAGCTCGCCGGGCACACGGTGGTGATCACCAGCCGCCTCGGGCTGGCCGGTCTGGTCGCCACCCACGGCGTGCGGGTGCACCGGTTGGCCGCGCTGGCGGCCCGCGAGTCGCACGCGCTGCTGGTGTCCGTGCTGGGCGCCGAGCGGGTGGCCGGGGAGCCGGACGCGGCCAGGGAGTTGGCCACGGCCTGTGGCCACCACCCGCTGGCGCTGGTGATCGCCGCCGCCCGGCTCCAGACCCGGCCGGCGCTGGCCCTGGCCGACTGCGTCAGCTGGCTGGCCGAGGACCCGCTGGCCCGGCTGACGCTGACCGGCGACCCCCGGATGTCCGTGGCCCGTCTGCTGGACGGCGCCGTCGACCGGCTCGGGCCCGAACTCGTCGACGTCTACGCGGCGTTGGGCGAGCTCGACGCCGCCGCCTTCGAAGCGGCCGACTGCGCCCCGATGCTGGGCCGCTCGCCGGCGGAGAGCGACGACGTGTTGGAACAGCTCGCCGACACCGGCCTGTTGGAGGACGGTCCGCCGGGCCCCTACCACATGCACCCGCTGCTGCGGCTGCACGCGCGCCGCACCGCCCGCTGGGCCCATGGCCCGATCAGAACCAGACAGCCCGTCCAACCAAGACAGAAGGTGTGA
- a CDS encoding TOMM precursor leader peptide-binding protein produces the protein MATAFDGLAGIRPRLRRDVLFTQTPGGVLFHNADGGFHLMGRTAYRFASLIVPHLDGGRPLAEICAGLGEQQRAMVAELVNSLLERDFARDVRPATGPGPEGDVAERFAAQIAYVDHYRDDAGARFTRFRDTRVAVLGEGETAAWCALSLVRNGCAEIAVESPAPRAEEEARELADAGCPVAVTPLAPGAGLAGYDVLVVTGADAAARTHRLLGQGLAENQLLIPAWTFGNRVVVGPRSGPASTSCLGCALLRLGDTTDLAAATRIWSELAGGAVAAPAAPGGPLAGPVAAMVGNLLGYEIFRTTTGALPAETDGAVLIQDLDSLDVIAEPLRPHPRCPRCADAAEPGELGEELTVARTVTVESARDAEELVAGLNRLSDAVVRPHAGVFTRYDDETLTQTPLKVTRVEVPLGAHGTRLIAAFDVHHLAGARQRALRAAAGVYEEHAVPATVATELPAGIVRLTPDQLIADGGLGAAVDSWTLVTSLLTKEQLAVPTAAVRPLGPPNRDRLVLPGSWGSGAGETSGEAAGHALLSALAHEALLRAVRGAAPARALPVDDRDAGPELVFLGRSAGTLSLAVELLDLSDSAPAPVVLARERGGAGRWAVSSALTREDASVAALRDLLGQAQLAAETGEDPDTGDSLLGDLAPATIPVTGPAEAVSPVDFPTLLERLRTAGQDVLHRDTTPADLRSAGLHTARVVLTKAAGHAPN, from the coding sequence ATGGCAACAGCGTTCGACGGCCTCGCCGGGATCCGGCCACGGCTCCGCCGGGATGTGCTGTTCACCCAGACCCCGGGTGGCGTGCTCTTCCACAACGCCGACGGCGGGTTCCACCTCATGGGCCGCACCGCCTACCGGTTCGCCTCGCTGATCGTGCCGCACCTGGACGGCGGCCGGCCGCTGGCGGAGATCTGCGCGGGGCTGGGCGAACAACAGCGCGCGATGGTGGCCGAGTTGGTCAACTCGCTGCTGGAGCGGGACTTCGCCCGCGATGTCAGGCCAGCCACCGGGCCGGGCCCCGAAGGCGATGTGGCGGAGCGGTTCGCCGCCCAGATCGCCTATGTGGACCACTACCGGGACGACGCCGGGGCCAGGTTCACCCGCTTCCGCGACACCAGGGTCGCGGTGCTGGGCGAGGGCGAGACCGCCGCCTGGTGTGCGCTGAGCCTGGTGCGCAACGGCTGCGCCGAGATCGCCGTCGAATCGCCCGCCCCGCGCGCCGAGGAGGAGGCGCGGGAGCTGGCCGATGCGGGCTGCCCCGTGGCCGTCACCCCGCTGGCCCCCGGCGCCGGACTCGCCGGCTATGACGTGCTGGTGGTCACCGGCGCGGACGCCGCCGCCCGCACCCACCGGCTGCTGGGCCAGGGGCTCGCCGAGAACCAACTCCTCATCCCGGCTTGGACGTTCGGCAACCGGGTGGTGGTCGGGCCGCGCTCGGGTCCGGCCTCGACCAGCTGCCTCGGCTGCGCGCTGCTGCGCCTGGGGGACACCACGGACCTGGCCGCCGCCACCCGGATCTGGAGCGAGCTGGCCGGCGGCGCGGTGGCCGCGCCGGCCGCGCCCGGCGGGCCGCTGGCGGGCCCCGTGGCCGCGATGGTCGGCAACCTGCTGGGCTACGAGATCTTCCGCACCACGACGGGCGCGCTGCCCGCCGAGACCGACGGCGCCGTGCTGATCCAGGATCTGGACTCGCTGGACGTCATCGCCGAACCGCTGCGCCCCCACCCGCGCTGCCCGCGCTGCGCCGATGCCGCCGAACCGGGCGAGCTGGGCGAGGAGTTGACGGTGGCGCGGACGGTGACGGTGGAGTCGGCGCGGGACGCGGAGGAGCTGGTCGCCGGCCTCAACCGGCTCAGCGACGCGGTGGTCCGCCCCCATGCCGGCGTCTTCACCCGCTACGACGACGAGACGCTCACCCAGACCCCGTTGAAGGTGACCCGTGTCGAGGTGCCGCTGGGCGCGCACGGCACCCGGTTGATCGCCGCCTTCGACGTGCACCATCTGGCCGGCGCCCGTCAGCGCGCGCTCCGGGCGGCGGCCGGCGTCTACGAGGAGCACGCGGTGCCGGCCACGGTGGCCACCGAACTCCCCGCCGGCATCGTGCGGTTGACGCCCGATCAGCTGATCGCCGACGGCGGCCTCGGCGCGGCGGTGGACTCCTGGACGCTGGTCACCTCCCTGCTGACCAAGGAGCAGCTGGCCGTCCCCACGGCGGCGGTGCGTCCGCTGGGCCCACCCAACCGCGACCGGCTGGTCCTGCCGGGCTCCTGGGGCAGCGGCGCGGGCGAGACGTCCGGCGAGGCCGCCGGGCACGCGCTGCTCTCCGCGCTGGCCCACGAGGCGCTGCTGCGCGCGGTGCGCGGCGCGGCCCCGGCCAGGGCGCTGCCGGTCGACGACCGGGACGCCGGGCCCGAGTTGGTCTTCCTCGGCCGATCCGCCGGCACCCTGTCGCTGGCCGTCGAACTGCTGGACCTGAGCGACAGCGCTCCCGCGCCCGTGGTGCTGGCCAGGGAGCGCGGCGGCGCCGGCCGGTGGGCCGTGAGTTCCGCGCTGACCCGCGAGGACGCCTCGGTGGCGGCGCTGCGCGACCTGCTCGGGCAGGCCCAACTGGCCGCCGAGACCGGCGAGGATCCGGACACCGGCGACTCGCTGCTCGGCGATCTGGCCCCCGCCACGATTCCCGTCACCGGGCCGGCCGAGGCGGTGTCACCCGTCGACTTCCCCACCCTGCTGGAGCGGCTCCGCACCGCCGGCCAGGACGTACTGCACCGCGACACCACCCCGGCCGACCTGCGCTCCGCCGGCCTCCACACGGCCCGCGTCGTCCTCACCAAGGCGGCCGGCCATGCCCCCAACTGA
- a CDS encoding energy-coupling factor transporter transmembrane component T — MIRRAAFTTYFLPRDLHPAAWWVWALGLAVAASRTTNPWLLLTVVAIACHVVVSRRSDAPWAMAFRMYLWLGLAIVLIRVFFRLVFGGAEGSTIVLRLPEIPLPAWAAGIRLFGDVSAESLLGGFYDGLRLATMVICLGAANALANPKRLLKAMPPALYEVGTAVVIALSVFPQLAESVQRVRRARRLRGGGGERRMNGLRAIVIPVLADALDRSLRLAASMDSRGYGRAGKVATRARLLTGLLMIVGLLGVCVGVYATLDGTTPRFLATPVLVPSLLVALVGFRLAGARVPRTRYRPDRWRLPELVVAASGVAVAVMLFATSSVDPTNLNPSLINLDWPMLSWPPLVGVLLGVLPAFLSPPPESPHVASAAPAAEPTEQTEEVR; from the coding sequence ATGATCCGCCGGGCGGCGTTCACCACGTACTTCCTGCCCCGGGACCTGCATCCGGCCGCCTGGTGGGTGTGGGCGTTGGGGCTCGCGGTGGCCGCGAGCCGGACGACCAATCCGTGGCTGCTGCTGACGGTGGTGGCCATCGCCTGCCATGTGGTGGTGTCCCGCAGGTCGGACGCGCCCTGGGCGATGGCGTTCCGGATGTATCTGTGGCTCGGTCTGGCGATCGTGCTGATCCGGGTGTTCTTTCGGCTGGTGTTCGGCGGTGCCGAGGGGTCGACGATCGTGCTGCGGCTGCCGGAGATCCCGCTGCCGGCCTGGGCGGCGGGGATCCGGCTCTTCGGCGACGTGTCGGCCGAGTCGCTGCTGGGTGGGTTCTATGACGGGCTGCGGCTGGCGACGATGGTGATCTGTCTGGGCGCGGCCAACGCGTTGGCCAACCCGAAGCGGCTGCTGAAGGCGATGCCGCCGGCGCTGTACGAGGTGGGGACGGCCGTGGTGATCGCCCTCTCCGTGTTTCCGCAGCTGGCGGAGAGCGTGCAACGGGTGCGGCGGGCGCGGAGGTTGCGCGGGGGCGGCGGCGAGCGCCGGATGAACGGGCTGCGGGCGATCGTCATCCCCGTGCTGGCCGACGCGTTGGACCGTTCGCTGCGGCTGGCGGCGTCGATGGACTCCCGTGGCTACGGTCGCGCGGGGAAGGTCGCGACGCGGGCGCGGCTGCTGACCGGGTTGTTGATGATCGTCGGCCTGTTGGGCGTCTGTGTGGGGGTCTACGCCACGTTGGACGGGACCACGCCACGCTTCCTGGCGACGCCGGTGCTGGTGCCGAGCCTGCTGGTGGCGCTGGTCGGCTTCAGGTTGGCGGGGGCGCGGGTGCCGCGCACCAGGTATCGGCCGGACCGGTGGCGGCTGCCCGAGCTGGTGGTGGCGGCGAGCGGGGTCGCGGTGGCGGTGATGCTGTTCGCCACGTCGAGCGTCGATCCGACGAACCTCAACCCGTCGCTGATCAACCTGGACTGGCCGATGCTGTCCTGGCCGCCGCTGGTCGGGGTGCTGCTGGGGGTGCTGCCTGCCTTCCTCTCCCCGCCCCCCGAATCCCCCCATGTCGCTTCGGCCGCCCCGGCGGCGGAGCCGACCGAGCAGACCGAGGAGGTGCGCTGA
- a CDS encoding ECF transporter S component: protein MRRRTRRWGRPDQAIRVGPRSAVVLTLASLAGLMMFVWPLLVRVEPQSMQHGPDAPFVFMGILPILIVIVLAELSEGGMDSKALAMLGVLSAINAALRPLGAGTAGIETVFFMLVLAGRVFGAGFGFVLGCTSLFASALLTAGVGPWLPFQMLCSAWIGMGAGLLPRRVTGRAEIAMLVGYGIVVAYLFGFLMNLWFWPFITGAEVPYHDGHISYVPGDSIGENLHRFAVFTLLTSTAGWDTGRAITNTVAILVLGPAILATLRRASRKASYGTAPTFEAPADLGATLGTEARPGRRRVRARR, encoded by the coding sequence ATGAGGCGCCGAACCCGCCGGTGGGGCCGGCCCGACCAGGCGATCCGGGTGGGCCCGCGTTCGGCCGTGGTGCTGACGTTGGCCTCGTTGGCCGGGCTGATGATGTTCGTCTGGCCGCTGCTGGTGCGGGTGGAGCCGCAGAGCATGCAGCACGGCCCGGACGCGCCGTTCGTGTTCATGGGCATCCTGCCGATCCTGATCGTCATCGTGCTCGCCGAACTCTCCGAGGGCGGCATGGACTCCAAGGCGCTGGCGATGCTCGGCGTGCTGTCGGCGATCAACGCGGCGCTGCGCCCGCTGGGCGCGGGGACGGCCGGCATCGAGACGGTGTTCTTCATGCTGGTGCTGGCCGGCCGGGTCTTCGGCGCCGGGTTCGGCTTCGTGCTGGGCTGTACGTCGCTGTTCGCCTCGGCGCTGCTGACGGCGGGCGTCGGCCCCTGGCTGCCGTTCCAGATGCTGTGTTCGGCGTGGATCGGGATGGGCGCCGGGCTGCTGCCGCGCCGGGTGACGGGGCGGGCGGAGATCGCCATGCTGGTGGGCTACGGGATCGTGGTGGCGTACCTTTTCGGCTTTCTGATGAACCTGTGGTTCTGGCCGTTCATCACCGGCGCCGAGGTGCCCTACCACGACGGGCATATCTCGTATGTGCCGGGTGACTCGATCGGGGAGAACCTGCACCGGTTCGCGGTGTTCACGCTGTTGACGTCGACGGCGGGTTGGGACACCGGGCGGGCCATCACCAACACGGTGGCGATCCTGGTGCTCGGCCCGGCGATCCTGGCCACGTTGCGGCGCGCCTCGCGGAAGGCCTCCTACGGCACCGCGCCGACGTTCGAGGCGCCGGCCGACCTCGGCGCGACGCTGGGCACCGAGGCGCGCCCCGGCCGGCGGCGGGTGCGGGCCCGCCGCTGA
- a CDS encoding beta-ketoacyl-ACP synthase 3, whose protein sequence is MKARITPAVGAPHARVLGVGGYRPRRVVTNEEVCERIDSSDEWIRTRTGIVTRGWAEPDETLTEMAVAASGKALAAAGITADALGGLIVATFTHLWQTPAVATGIAHRLGADRAAAFDVSAGCAGFVHALALASHTVRAEGGHVLVVGTERMTDLLDLEDRATAIIFGDGAGAMVVGPSETPAIGPVIWGADGSQQDAVTQTVPWDALRDDRESRWPALTQKGQQVFRWAVYEVAEVARRAVAAAGLTMADIDVFVPHQANVRIIDAMVRGLDLPESTVVARDVTSSGNTSGASIPLAVDALLASNDVGPGDLALLIGFGAGLSFAATVVAMP, encoded by the coding sequence ATGAAGGCGCGGATCACACCCGCCGTCGGCGCACCGCACGCCCGGGTGCTCGGCGTGGGCGGCTACCGCCCACGCCGCGTGGTGACCAACGAGGAGGTGTGCGAGCGGATCGACTCCTCCGACGAGTGGATCAGGACCCGCACCGGCATCGTCACCCGGGGGTGGGCGGAGCCCGACGAGACGCTCACCGAGATGGCGGTGGCCGCGTCGGGCAAGGCCCTGGCGGCGGCCGGCATCACGGCGGACGCCCTGGGCGGCCTCATCGTGGCCACCTTCACGCACCTCTGGCAGACCCCGGCGGTGGCCACCGGCATCGCGCACCGGCTCGGCGCCGACCGGGCCGCCGCCTTCGACGTCTCCGCCGGCTGCGCCGGGTTCGTGCACGCCCTGGCCCTGGCCTCGCACACCGTGCGGGCCGAGGGCGGGCATGTGCTGGTCGTCGGCACCGAGCGGATGACGGACCTGCTGGACCTTGAGGACCGCGCCACGGCCATCATCTTCGGCGACGGCGCCGGCGCGATGGTGGTGGGCCCGTCCGAGACGCCGGCCATCGGCCCGGTGATCTGGGGCGCCGACGGCTCCCAGCAGGACGCGGTCACCCAGACCGTGCCGTGGGACGCGCTGCGCGACGACCGCGAGTCGCGCTGGCCGGCGCTGACGCAGAAGGGCCAGCAGGTGTTCCGCTGGGCGGTGTACGAGGTCGCCGAGGTGGCCAGGCGGGCGGTGGCGGCGGCCGGACTCACCATGGCGGACATCGATGTGTTCGTCCCGCACCAGGCCAACGTGCGCATCATCGACGCGATGGTGCGCGGCCTGGACCTGCCGGAGTCGACGGTGGTCGCGCGGGACGTGACCAGCTCGGGGAACACGTCGGGGGCGTCCATCCCGCTGGCCGTGGACGCGTTGCTGGCCAGCAACGACGTGGGCCCGGGGGATCTGGCGCTGCTGATCGGCTTCGGCGCCGGTCTCTCGTTCGCCGCCACCGTGGTCGCCATGCCCTGA
- a CDS encoding ABC transporter ATP-binding protein, producing the protein MIEWRGVSFWYHGQPEPVLADIDLSVGEGELVLLAGRTGAGKSTLLGTVNGLVPHFTGGHLEGSVSVAGVSTRERPPREFAHLVGVVGQDPLAGFVTDTVEDEFAYGMEQLGLAPQVMRRRVEETLDLLGIAELRRRALRTLSGGQQQRVAIGSVLTTHPKVLVLDEPTSALDPTAAEDVLATLARLVQDLGTTVLMAEHRMERVIPFADRMLYAPGDGGVRDGTPAEVLRDTSIAPPIVRLGRFAGWQPLPLSVRDARRAAVSLRERLASCPPPARSTPAGDEEPLLSADGVVVRYGPTVAVRGLDLDLHGGKVIAMMGRNGSGKSSLLWALQGSGPRQGGGVRAGGVDPKELSGAKARKVVGLVPQTASDLLYLETVAEECAAADVESDAEPGFCRALLERLAPGIDPAAHPRDLSEGQRLSLVLAVQLSAVPRIMLLDEPTRGLDYTAKAALGVMVRELAREGRAVVVATHDVEFVATVADRVIVMAEGEIVSDGPTVEVLGGSPAFAPQVAKILGEDWLTVDEVAATLPGGVR; encoded by the coding sequence GTGATCGAGTGGCGCGGGGTTTCGTTCTGGTACCACGGACAGCCGGAGCCGGTGTTGGCGGATATCGATCTGTCCGTCGGCGAGGGCGAGTTGGTGTTGCTGGCCGGGCGCACGGGCGCCGGCAAGTCGACGCTGCTGGGGACGGTCAACGGGCTGGTGCCGCATTTCACCGGCGGGCATCTGGAGGGCTCGGTCTCGGTGGCCGGGGTGTCGACCCGGGAGCGTCCGCCGCGTGAGTTCGCCCATCTGGTGGGCGTGGTCGGCCAGGACCCGCTGGCCGGTTTTGTGACGGACACGGTGGAGGACGAGTTCGCCTACGGCATGGAGCAGCTGGGCCTGGCGCCGCAGGTGATGCGGCGCCGGGTGGAGGAGACGCTCGATCTGCTGGGCATCGCGGAGCTGCGGCGCCGCGCGCTGCGCACCCTGTCGGGCGGGCAGCAGCAACGGGTGGCGATCGGCTCCGTGTTGACGACGCACCCGAAGGTTCTGGTGTTGGACGAGCCGACGTCGGCGCTCGACCCGACGGCCGCCGAGGACGTGCTGGCCACGCTGGCCCGGCTGGTGCAGGATCTGGGCACCACGGTCCTGATGGCGGAGCACCGGATGGAGCGGGTGATCCCGTTCGCCGACCGGATGCTCTACGCGCCCGGGGACGGCGGGGTGCGGGACGGGACGCCGGCCGAGGTGCTGCGGGACACCTCGATCGCGCCGCCGATCGTCCGGCTTGGCCGGTTCGCCGGCTGGCAGCCGCTGCCGCTTTCGGTGCGGGACGCGCGCCGCGCCGCCGTGTCGCTGCGGGAGCGCCTCGCGTCCTGCCCACCGCCGGCGCGGTCGACGCCGGCCGGCGATGAGGAGCCGCTGCTGAGCGCGGACGGGGTGGTGGTGCGCTACGGGCCCACGGTCGCGGTGCGGGGCCTGGATCTGGACCTGCACGGCGGGAAGGTGATCGCGATGATGGGCCGCAACGGTTCGGGCAAGTCGTCACTGCTGTGGGCGCTCCAGGGCTCGGGCCCACGCCAGGGCGGCGGGGTGCGGGCCGGCGGGGTCGACCCGAAGGAGCTGTCCGGCGCCAAGGCGCGGAAGGTCGTCGGTCTGGTGCCGCAGACCGCGAGCGATCTGCTCTATCTGGAGACGGTCGCCGAGGAGTGCGCCGCGGCCGACGTCGAGTCGGACGCCGAACCCGGTTTCTGTCGCGCCCTGTTGGAGCGGTTGGCGCCCGGTATCGACCCGGCGGCGCACCCGCGTGACCTGTCCGAGGGGCAGCGTCTCTCCCTGGTGCTCGCGGTCCAGCTGTCCGCCGTGCCGCGGATCATGCTGCTGGACGAGCCGACGCGCGGCCTGGACTACACGGCCAAGGCGGCGTTGGGCGTGATGGTCAGGGAGCTGGCGCGCGAGGGCCGGGCGGTGGTGGTGGCCACCCACGACGTGGAGTTCGTGGCGACGGTGGCGGACCGGGTGATCGTGATGGCCGAGGGGGAGATCGTCTCGGACGGCCCGACCGTGGAGGTCCTGGGCGGCTCGCCCGCCTTCGCCCCGCAGGTGGCGAAGATCCTCGGCGAGGACTGGCTGACCGTCGACGAGGTGGCGGCCACTCTGCCAGGAGGGGTGCGATGA